From one Streptomyces sp. N50 genomic stretch:
- a CDS encoding fibronectin type III domain-containing protein: MRRVRATPALPRTALICAALLLLASCGMTAEEDGRAPGAPAGVTAAAGSSTSVHVMWDAVTATPGIGTYEIYRGTTKVKEVAGSEHMVDVTRLKPATLYTFTVRARDTDGRLGPRSRTVRARTPVAVAADHAAPTRPLTPQGRAIGSRAVQLSWGGSKDDRGVVSYDIYQGGAKIHSVGGAQTATVVTGLRPSTRYSFTVRARDAADNLSPASTAVPLTTAPGGDDGSGTAPTDFRATTHRGNDGAYYIDLSWVPPRTDGVVTEYQIQLDGQPATSLVWGGTAPRDHAKYSFYAGGDAGVSHRVRLRARLPDGTWGGFSAERTVTTGGTAR, translated from the coding sequence GTGCGACGCGTCCGTGCCACCCCAGCTCTTCCTCGTACGGCCCTGATCTGCGCCGCGCTCCTGCTGCTCGCGTCCTGCGGCATGACCGCCGAGGAGGACGGCCGCGCCCCCGGCGCCCCGGCCGGCGTCACGGCCGCGGCGGGGAGCTCGACCAGCGTGCACGTCATGTGGGACGCGGTGACGGCGACCCCAGGCATCGGCACCTACGAGATATATCGGGGCACCACGAAAGTGAAGGAAGTAGCGGGTTCCGAGCACATGGTGGATGTCACCAGGCTCAAGCCCGCCACCCTGTACACCTTCACCGTGCGGGCCCGGGACACCGACGGCCGCCTGGGTCCGCGCAGCCGGACGGTCCGGGCGCGGACACCGGTCGCCGTCGCGGCCGACCACGCGGCGCCCACCCGCCCCCTCACTCCGCAGGGCCGCGCCATCGGCAGCCGGGCCGTCCAACTCTCGTGGGGCGGCTCGAAGGACGACCGGGGTGTGGTGTCGTACGACATCTACCAGGGCGGGGCGAAGATCCACAGTGTGGGCGGAGCCCAGACCGCGACCGTGGTCACCGGGCTGCGGCCGAGCACGCGCTACTCGTTCACCGTGCGGGCGCGGGACGCCGCCGACAATCTCTCGCCCGCGAGCACGGCCGTCCCGCTCACCACCGCGCCGGGCGGCGACGACGGAAGCGGCACCGCCCCCACGGACTTCCGCGCGACCACGCACCGGGGCAACGACGGGGCGTACTACATCGACCTGTCCTGGGTGCCGCCGCGCACGGACGGGGTCGTCACGGAGTACCAGATCCAGCTCGACGGACAGCCGGCCACCTCGCTGGTCTGGGGCGGGACCGCACCGCGCGATCACGCGAAGTACAGCTTCTACGCGGGCGGGGACGCCGGAGTCAGCCATCGGGTGCGGCTCAGGGCGCGGTTACCGGACGGTACGTGGGGCGGGTTCTCGGCGGAGCGGACGGTGACGACGGGCGGGACCGCACGATAG
- a CDS encoding LysR family transcriptional regulator, which yields MVHGNSNGSPHPAPAAAPLDLSLLRTFLAVHRAGSFTAAGRLLGLSQPTVTTQIRSLETQLGRELFERRSRGVVPTPVADQLAAQVAAPLDALAVVADRAGPGPDQSPEPVHIAGPAELLCTRVLPALAPLTGEGVRLRVSPGLTDELLDGLRGGRFDLVIATARPRGRTLTWEPLADEEFVLVAAPAWAERIGAGRVTAEGPAALHGVPLVSYAEDLPIARRYWRHVFGTRLGGQAAITAPDLRGVLAAVVAGAGITVLPRYLCLDELASGALVPLLAPEDPPINTSYLTRRPGSPDNPHVTLVRERLLRAAPAW from the coding sequence ATGGTCCATGGGAATTCCAATGGCTCGCCGCACCCCGCCCCGGCCGCCGCGCCGCTCGACCTCTCCCTTCTCCGGACGTTTCTCGCCGTGCACCGGGCCGGTTCGTTCACCGCGGCGGGGCGGCTGCTCGGGCTGTCGCAGCCGACGGTGACCACACAGATCCGGTCGCTGGAGACGCAGTTGGGGCGGGAGCTGTTCGAGCGGCGGTCGCGCGGTGTCGTACCGACGCCGGTGGCGGACCAGTTGGCCGCGCAGGTCGCGGCGCCCCTGGACGCGCTGGCCGTGGTGGCGGACCGGGCCGGTCCCGGCCCGGACCAGTCCCCCGAGCCCGTACACATCGCCGGTCCGGCGGAGCTGCTGTGCACCCGCGTGCTGCCCGCCCTGGCGCCGCTGACCGGGGAGGGCGTACGGCTGCGGGTCAGCCCGGGGCTGACGGACGAACTGCTCGACGGACTGCGGGGCGGCCGTTTCGACCTGGTGATCGCCACCGCCCGGCCGCGCGGGCGGACACTGACCTGGGAACCGTTGGCGGACGAGGAGTTCGTGCTGGTCGCCGCGCCCGCGTGGGCGGAGCGCATCGGGGCCGGGCGGGTTACCGCCGAGGGGCCCGCCGCGCTGCACGGGGTCCCGCTCGTGTCGTACGCGGAGGATCTGCCGATCGCGCGCCGGTACTGGCGGCACGTGTTCGGGACCCGGCTCGGCGGGCAGGCCGCGATCACGGCGCCCGATCTGCGCGGGGTGCTGGCGGCGGTCGTGGCCGGTGCCGGGATCACCGTGCTCCCCCGCTATCTGTGCCTGGACGAGCTGGCGTCGGGCGCGCTGGTCCCGCTGCTGGCGCCCGAGGACCCGCCGATCAACACCTCGTATCTCACCCGGCGCCCCGGCTCGCCGGACAACCCGCACGTCACGCTCGTCCGGGAACGACTGCTCCGCGCGGCGCCCGCCTGGTGA
- a CDS encoding PadR family transcriptional regulator, protein MSLPHAILTALLEKPSSGLELTRRFDRSIGYFWSATHQQIYRELGKLEAEGQIRALASEQPARGQKKRYEVLPAGRAELARWTASSQDPKPHRDVMLLRLRAAAVVGTDGIEDDLRRHLALHQRQLAEYEEIEKRDFPPGRDSPQDRLQHLVLRAGIDLETFWTQWLTHAIEEFAELP, encoded by the coding sequence ATGTCACTCCCGCACGCGATCCTCACCGCCCTTCTGGAGAAGCCGTCCTCGGGTCTCGAACTGACCCGGCGCTTCGACCGGTCGATCGGTTACTTCTGGTCGGCGACGCACCAGCAGATCTATCGCGAGCTGGGAAAACTGGAGGCCGAGGGCCAGATCCGGGCGCTCGCGTCCGAGCAGCCGGCCCGCGGCCAGAAGAAGCGCTACGAGGTCCTGCCCGCGGGGCGCGCCGAACTGGCCCGCTGGACCGCGTCCTCCCAGGACCCCAAGCCGCACCGCGATGTGATGCTGCTGCGGCTGCGCGCGGCGGCGGTGGTCGGCACGGACGGCATCGAGGATGACCTGCGCCGCCATCTCGCCCTGCACCAGCGGCAGTTGGCGGAGTACGAGGAGATCGAGAAGCGCGACTTCCCACCCGGCCGGGACAGTCCCCAGGACCGGCTCCAGCACCTCGTGCTGCGCGCCGGCATCGACCTGGAGACCTTCTGGACGCAGTGGCTCACGCACGCGATCGAGGAGTTCGCCGAACTGCCCTAG
- a CDS encoding NADPH-dependent 2,4-dienoyl-CoA reductase, which produces MSRYPHLLNPLDLGFTTLPNRVLMGSMHIGLEEAERGFERMAEFYAARARGGVGLIVTGGIAPNEAGRPYEGGAKLTTDAEAAQHAEITAAVHREGGRIAMQILHFGRYAYHQDLVAPSAVQAPISPFPPRALTDAEVEQTVEDYARAARLARQAGYDGVEIMGSEGYLINEFIAAQTNHRDDRWGGSYENRTRFPVEIVRRVREAVGEDFIIIYRLSMLDLVPGGSTLDEVIRLAKAVEAAGATIINTGIGWHEARIPTIATSVPRGAYTWVTKKLMGAVSIPLVTTNRINTPELAEQLLADGCADMVSMARPMLADPDFVAKAAADRSDAINTCIGCNQACLDHTFSGKITSCLVNPRACHETELVLAPTRLRKRVAVVGAGPAGLACAVSAAERGHEVTLYDAASEIGGQLNVARQVPGKQEFDETLRYFRTRLDEHEVDVRLNTPVAAGDLGAYDEVVVATGVSPRTPDIPGVDHPSVVGYLDVLRDRVPVGDRVAILGAGGIGFDVAEFLTDGGDKASEDPATYFRAWGVDMDYAAPGGLTAPERPAPPRSVHLLQRKATKVGAGLGKTTGWIHRTELKHRGVTMVPGVQYDLIDDAGLHVTVDGRSTVLEVDTVVLCTGQDPRRDLYDELTAAGRSVHLIGGADVAAELDAKRAIKQGTEVAAAL; this is translated from the coding sequence ATGAGCCGTTACCCGCACCTGCTGAACCCGCTCGACCTGGGCTTCACCACACTGCCCAACCGCGTCCTCATGGGCTCGATGCACATAGGCCTGGAGGAAGCCGAGCGCGGTTTCGAGCGCATGGCGGAGTTCTACGCGGCACGCGCGCGTGGCGGGGTCGGCCTGATCGTCACCGGTGGCATCGCGCCGAACGAGGCCGGCCGGCCCTACGAGGGCGGCGCCAAGCTCACCACCGACGCCGAGGCCGCGCAGCACGCGGAGATCACCGCCGCCGTGCACCGCGAGGGCGGCCGGATCGCGATGCAGATCCTGCACTTCGGGCGGTACGCCTACCACCAGGACCTCGTCGCGCCGAGCGCCGTCCAGGCGCCGATCAGCCCCTTCCCGCCCCGCGCGCTCACCGACGCCGAGGTCGAGCAGACCGTCGAGGACTACGCCCGCGCGGCCCGCCTCGCCCGGCAGGCCGGGTACGACGGCGTCGAGATCATGGGCTCCGAGGGCTACCTCATCAACGAGTTCATCGCCGCGCAGACCAACCACCGCGACGACCGCTGGGGCGGCTCGTACGAGAACCGGACGCGCTTCCCCGTCGAGATCGTGCGCCGGGTGCGCGAGGCGGTCGGCGAGGACTTCATCATCATTTACCGGCTGTCGATGCTGGACCTCGTGCCGGGCGGCTCCACGCTCGACGAAGTCATCAGGCTGGCCAAGGCGGTTGAGGCCGCCGGGGCGACCATCATCAACACCGGCATCGGCTGGCACGAGGCCCGCATCCCGACCATCGCGACCTCGGTACCGCGCGGTGCGTACACCTGGGTGACGAAGAAGCTGATGGGTGCCGTCTCCATCCCCCTCGTCACCACCAACCGCATCAACACCCCTGAACTGGCAGAGCAGTTGCTCGCCGACGGGTGCGCCGACATGGTGTCGATGGCCCGCCCGATGCTCGCCGACCCGGACTTCGTGGCCAAGGCCGCGGCGGATCGCTCCGACGCCATCAACACCTGCATCGGCTGCAACCAGGCCTGCCTCGACCACACCTTCAGCGGCAAGATCACCTCCTGCCTGGTCAACCCGCGCGCCTGCCACGAGACCGAACTCGTCCTCGCGCCAACGCGGTTGCGCAAACGCGTCGCGGTGGTGGGCGCGGGTCCGGCCGGTCTGGCGTGCGCGGTCTCGGCCGCCGAACGCGGTCACGAGGTGACGTTGTACGACGCCGCGAGTGAGATCGGCGGACAGCTCAACGTCGCCCGACAGGTCCCGGGCAAGCAGGAGTTCGACGAGACGCTGCGCTACTTCCGCACGCGGCTCGACGAGCACGAGGTCGACGTACGCCTCAACACGCCTGTTGCGGCAGGGGACTTGGGCGCCTACGACGAGGTCGTCGTCGCCACCGGCGTCAGCCCCCGCACCCCTGACATCCCCGGCGTCGACCACCCCAGCGTCGTCGGCTACCTCGACGTCCTGCGCGACCGCGTCCCCGTCGGCGACCGCGTCGCGATCCTCGGCGCGGGCGGCATCGGCTTCGACGTCGCCGAGTTCCTCACGGACGGCGGCGACAAGGCGAGCGAGGACCCGGCGACGTACTTCCGCGCCTGGGGCGTCGACATGGACTACGCGGCCCCCGGCGGCCTCACCGCACCCGAGCGCCCCGCCCCGCCCCGCAGCGTCCACCTCCTCCAGCGCAAGGCGACCAAGGTCGGCGCCGGCCTCGGCAAGACCACGGGCTGGATCCACCGCACCGAACTCAAGCACCGGGGCGTCACCATGGTCCCGGGCGTCCAGTACGACCTGATCGACGACGCCGGACTGCACGTCACCGTCGACGGCCGCTCCACCGTCCTGGAGGTCGACACGGTCGTCCTGTGCACGGGCCAGGACCCGCGCCGCGACCTGTACGACGAGTTGACCGCCGCCGGCCGCAGCGTGCACCTCATCGGCGGTGCCGACGTGGCCGCCGAACTCGACGCCAAGCGCGCCATCAAGCAGGGCACCGAGGTCGCGGCCGCCCTCTGA
- a CDS encoding putative protein N(5)-glutamine methyltransferase produces MRPLSPASVVAALRAAGCVFAEDEARLILSAARTPDELTAMVDRRVTGLPLEHVVGWAEFRGLRIAVEPGVFVPRRRTEFLVEQALAHAPDASVVVDLCCGSGAVGAALAAALGGVELHAADIDPAATRCARRNIAPYGGHVHTGDLFAALPDMLRGRVDILAANVPYVPTGEVGLLPAEARDHEPLVALDGGTDGLDILREVTTGAPDWLAPAGCLLVETSERQLPAAVEAFTRAGLETRSAYSEELYANVVIGVRVTGVGGA; encoded by the coding sequence ATGCGCCCTCTTTCCCCCGCCTCCGTCGTCGCCGCGCTCCGTGCCGCGGGCTGTGTCTTCGCCGAGGACGAGGCGCGACTGATCCTCTCCGCCGCGCGCACCCCGGACGAACTCACCGCCATGGTGGACCGCCGGGTCACCGGCCTGCCCCTCGAACACGTCGTCGGCTGGGCCGAGTTCAGAGGTCTGCGGATAGCCGTGGAGCCCGGTGTGTTCGTGCCCCGCCGCCGTACCGAGTTCCTTGTCGAGCAGGCCCTCGCGCACGCCCCGGACGCGTCCGTCGTCGTGGACCTGTGCTGCGGTTCGGGCGCGGTCGGCGCGGCGCTGGCCGCGGCCCTCGGCGGGGTCGAACTGCACGCCGCCGACATCGACCCCGCCGCCACGCGCTGCGCCCGCCGAAATATCGCGCCCTACGGCGGTCACGTCCACACGGGCGACCTGTTCGCGGCGCTCCCCGACATGTTGCGCGGCCGCGTCGACATCCTCGCGGCCAACGTGCCGTACGTCCCCACGGGCGAGGTCGGTCTGCTACCCGCCGAGGCCCGCGACCACGAACCCCTGGTCGCCCTCGACGGCGGCACCGACGGCCTCGACATACTCCGCGAGGTCACCACCGGCGCCCCCGACTGGCTCGCCCCCGCCGGCTGCCTCCTCGTCGAGACGAGCGAGCGCCAACTCCCGGCGGCGGTCGAGGCGTTCACACGCGCCGGGCTGGAGACGCGGTCGGCGTACTCGGAGGAGTTGTACGCGAATGTTGTGATCGGGGTGAGGGTGACGGGGGTGGGCGGGGCGTAG
- a CDS encoding MarR family winged helix-turn-helix transcriptional regulator translates to MRADQAVETIQREMTTFARRARASAGRLHPELSLVSYTLLSHLEEQGGCRATDLAAHYALDKSTVSRQVAALERADLIERRPDPEDHRVQVLHLTAPGRRILAQVTENRQAAFRERLAGWPQEDLTRFAGYLERYNAWPGGESDDS, encoded by the coding sequence GTGCGAGCGGACCAGGCCGTGGAGACCATCCAGCGTGAGATGACGACCTTCGCCCGGCGCGCCCGGGCCTCCGCGGGCCGCCTCCACCCCGAGCTGTCCCTGGTGTCGTACACCCTGCTCAGTCACCTGGAGGAGCAGGGCGGCTGCCGCGCCACCGACCTCGCCGCGCACTACGCCCTCGACAAGTCCACGGTCAGCCGCCAGGTCGCCGCCCTGGAGCGCGCCGACCTCATCGAACGCCGCCCCGACCCCGAGGACCACCGCGTCCAGGTCCTGCACCTCACCGCCCCCGGCCGCCGCATCCTCGCCCAGGTCACCGAGAACCGCCAGGCCGCCTTCCGGGAGCGGCTCGCGGGCTGGCCACAGGAGGACCTGACCCGGTTCGCCGGCTACCTGGAGCGCTACAACGCGTGGCCGGGCGGGGAGTCGGACGACAGCTGA
- a CDS encoding GNAT family N-acetyltransferase, whose translation MSTSDERVLDNPARAALTGPHAHFAERRGRVLRYPVDVTPWLALPDEPDADDWADVAAMSGPGAEIPLLGFRDRVPDDWEITFHIDGVQMVDDGLAAAPDPEAVLLGPADVPEMLDLVERTKPGPFLPRTIELGTYLGIRRDGALVAMAGERLHPPGWTEISAVCTDPSARGEGLASRLILAVAHGIRERGETPFLHTGASNATAIRLYESLGFRLRLDTAFLAARAPEHLTQTRPVGVS comes from the coding sequence ATGAGCACGTCCGACGAACGTGTCCTCGACAACCCGGCCCGTGCCGCCCTCACCGGTCCGCACGCCCACTTCGCCGAGCGGCGCGGACGGGTGCTGCGCTACCCGGTCGACGTGACCCCGTGGCTGGCCCTGCCCGACGAGCCCGACGCCGACGACTGGGCCGACGTGGCCGCGATGTCCGGCCCGGGCGCCGAGATCCCGCTCCTCGGGTTCCGGGACCGGGTGCCGGACGACTGGGAGATCACCTTCCACATCGACGGCGTGCAGATGGTGGACGACGGGCTGGCCGCAGCACCGGATCCGGAGGCGGTCCTCCTCGGCCCGGCCGACGTCCCCGAGATGCTCGACCTGGTGGAACGGACCAAGCCCGGCCCCTTCCTGCCCCGCACGATCGAACTCGGCACCTACCTCGGCATCCGCCGCGACGGCGCCCTCGTCGCCATGGCCGGCGAACGACTCCACCCGCCAGGCTGGACCGAGATCAGCGCGGTCTGCACCGACCCCTCCGCCCGCGGCGAGGGTCTCGCGAGCCGCCTCATACTTGCCGTCGCGCACGGCATCCGCGAACGCGGCGAGACCCCGTTCCTGCACACCGGCGCGAGCAACGCGACCGCCATCAGGCTGTACGAGTCCCTGGGCTTCCGGCTGCGCCTCGACACCGCGTTCCTCGCGGCGCGGGCGCCGGAGCACCTCACGCAGACGCGGCCCGTGGGGGTGTCGTAG